The Bacteroidota bacterium DNA window TTAATAAAGCGAAAGATGAAGTAGAAAATAATGACGAAAAGGAAAATAATTAAAACCATCAACCAAACATGAATTTCAAAATAAAACACTTATTCGGCCAATCATTTTTTTTTGCAAATTTAATAATTATTGGATGCGGCTCTCCCATTAGGAAAGAAGATCTGGATTTTAAAAAGGACCAAATAGAGAACCTTAGGTCTTATTTGAACAAGGTGGGAGTTGAAAATTCAACCAGTAATTTTTTACAATTTCTATATTCTCATGAAAAGGATACAATTATATTACTGGATTTTGCTGCGAATTTGAATTTTGATAGTTTAATTTTAATTCCTGGTAATCTTCAGAAGGACTTGATTGAATCAAAAACAGGATTAAAGAAGCTTCCCGTTTTCTATTCTCCAGAAGATATGAGTTTAATTTTATTTAAGCAAAAAAGTAAATATACAAGCTATGTATATTGTGATGATGATTCATTAGAATTTAATGTCCCATTTGCCAAACTTGAATTTGCCAAAACGGACACTTCACTTTTGGTAATTAGGAAGGGGGTAAAAAAAACTTGGTTTGAGCTGAAGGCTGAAGACTTAATTCAATAATTTTAAAAGGAATGATCAATAGCCCCTGATTTTAATCAGGGTTTTTGGTATGAAAGTACGAACGCAAAGTAAAATAGTGATTAAGGAAAAATTATTTTTAAGTTGTGTTCTTTGAAATAGAAAAAACGGAAGCGGTCGCAGAGTACAACTCTTGCAGATCAGCAATTTTTTAAGAAATTTTATTTTGCAAAAAAATTAAAAATTGCACTCGTCTGGCGACCTTGCTGGTGGTGGGCCATTTGCAGGCATACCAATAGACCAGGGCAGTAGACCACAAGGTTTATTATGGCAGCGTAGTAATACCTTAGTAGGGGAACTTCAAAAACAGGTTCCGGGATTAAGCTATCCGAGGTATAACGTAATATTCAACTTTGGACAGGCAAACGATTATAGTACAAGGTTTAATTTTGTGACTAAATAAGAACGGCATGAAAGTTGATTAAGCAATGGTTATGTGGAAATACTTGAAATATTTACCTGTAATAGTTGTTCTGTTAGCCTTTACTTATAGTAATAACCAAACAATAAGGAATCTAATTAAATGGAACGAAAAAACACCGCTTGAATGGGAAGATTTTAAGGGTATTCCTCCTAAAGGGGCAGTTGAAGCAGCTATAACATCATACTCAATATTACTTGACTCTGCAAAAGTTAAAAATGATTCTGTTGTAGCATTAGTATTGTGTATAATGAATAGAAATAACTCATGGGTAAAAGGAGAAAAGAATGAATATGTTTTAAATCATGAACAAGGACATTTTAATATAGCTGAAATATATGCACGAAAATTAAGACAGATGATATTAAAATATAAGTTTGATAAAAAAAATATTTCTAAAGAATTGAATACATTGCGCAACAAGATGATGGATGAATGTGATAGCTACCAAGATCAATACGATATGGAAACTAACCACAGTAAAAATAAGGATAAGCAACGGGAGTGGGATAGAAAGATAGCGATGGAATTAAAACAGATGGAAGCCTATAAAACAGAGCGCTTAAAATTTACGTTGCGATAAGAAGGCTTGAAACCATAGCCGTGGTGTTTTAACCCACGGATTGAAACCATAGCCGTGGTGTTTTAACCAACGGATTGAAACCATAGCCGTGGTGTTTTAACCAACGGAAATGGTATGAAGGTACGAAGTGTGCCATGAAACAATAGACCTGTAAGTTTATTGTATGTTGTATAAAAGATGATAGTAGGTCTATCACAGTCGCTGTGTAAGCAGAGGCTGTAAACCGCCTCTCGGTGCTGGTTTAGTAATAAATTGGTATTG harbors:
- a CDS encoding DUF922 domain-containing protein, whose protein sequence is MWKYLKYLPVIVVLLAFTYSNNQTIRNLIKWNEKTPLEWEDFKGIPPKGAVEAAITSYSILLDSAKVKNDSVVALVLCIMNRNNSWVKGEKNEYVLNHEQGHFNIAEIYARKLRQMILKYKFDKKNISKELNTLRNKMMDECDSYQDQYDMETNHSKNKDKQREWDRKIAMELKQMEAYKTERLKFTLR